In the Gorilla gorilla gorilla isolate KB3781 chromosome 10, NHGRI_mGorGor1-v2.1_pri, whole genome shotgun sequence genome, one interval contains:
- the LOC101136938 gene encoding keratin, type II cytoskeletal 6B produces the protein MASTSTTIRSHSSSRRGFSANSARLPGVSRSGFSSVSVSRSRGSGGLGGACGGAGFGSRSLYGLGGSKRISIGGGSCAISGGYGSRAGGSYGFGGTGGGFGFGGGAGIGFGLGGGAGLAGGFGGPGFPVCPPGGIQEVTVNQSLLTPLNLQIDPAIQRVRAEEREQIKTLNNKFASFIDKVRFLEQQNKVLDTKWTLLQEQGTKTVRQNLEPLFEQYINNLRRQLDNIVGERGRLDSELRNMQDLVEDLKNKYEDEINKRTAAENEFVTLKKDVDAAYMNKVELQAKADTLTDEINFLRALYDAELSQMQTHISDTSVVLSMDNNRNLDLDSIIAEVKAQYEEIAQRSRAEAECWYQTKYEELQVTAGRHGDDLRNTKQEIAEINRMIQRLRSEIDHVKKQCANLQAAIADAEQRGEMALKDAKNKLEGLEDALQKAKQDLARLLKEYQELMNVKLALDVEIATYRKLLEGEEWRLNGEGVGQVNISVVQSTVSSGYGGASGVGSGLGLGGGSSYSYGSGLGVGGGFSSSSGRAIGGGLSSVGGGSSTIKYTTTSSSSRKSYKH, from the exons ATGGCCAGCACATCCACCACCATCAGGAGCCACAGCAGCAGCCGCCGGGGTTTCAGTGCCAACTCAGCCAGGCTCCCTGGGGTCAGCCGCTCTGGCTTCAGCAGCGTCTCCGTGTCCCGCTCCAGGGGCAGTGGTGGCCTGGGTGGCGCATGTGGAGGAGCTGGCTTTGGCAGCCGCAGTCTGTATGGCCTGGGGGGCTCCAAGAGGATCTCCATTGGAGGGGGCAGCTGTGCCATCAGTGGCGGCTATGGCAGCAGAGCCGGAGGCAGCTATGGCTTTGGTGGCACCGGGGGTGGATTTGGTTTCGGTGGTGGAGCCGGCATTGGCTTTGGTCTGGGTGGTGGAGCCGGCCTTGCTGGTGGCTTTGGGGGCCCTGGCTTCCCTGTGTGCCCCCCTGGAGGCATCCAAGAGGTCACTGTCAACCAGAGTCTCCTGACTCCCCTCAACCTGCAAATTGACCCCGCCATCCAGCGGGTGCGGGCCGAGGAGCGTGAGCAGATCAAGACCCTCAACAACAAGTTTGCCTCCTTCATCGACAAG GTGCGGTTCCTAGAGCAGCAGAACAAGGTTCTGGACACCAAGTGGACCCTGCTGCAGGAGCAGGGCACCAAGACTGTGAGGCAGAACCTGGAGCCGTTGTTCGAGCAGTACATCAACAACCTCAGGAGGCAGCTGGACAACATCGTGGGGGAACGGGGCCGTCTGGACTCGGAGCTGAGAAACATGCAGGACCTGGTGGAGGACCTCAAGAACAA ATATGAGGATGAAATCAACAAGCGCACAGCAGCAGAGAATGAATTTGTGACTCTGAAGAAG GACGTGGATGCTGCCTACATGAACAAGGTTGAACTGCAAGCCAAGGCAGACACTCTCACAGATGAGATCAACTTCCTGAGAGCCTTGTATGATGCA GAGCTGTCCCAGATGCAGACCCACATCTCAGACACATCCGTGGTGCTATCCATGGACAACAACCGCAACCTGGACCTGGACAGCATCATTGCAGAGGTCAAGGCCCAATATGAGGAGATTGCTCAGAGGAGCCGGGCTGAGGCTGAGTGCTGGTACCAGACAAAG TATGAGGAGCTGCAGGTCACAGCAGGCAGACATGGGGACGACCTGCGCAACACCAAGCAGGAGATTGCTGAGATCAACCGCATGATCCAGAGGCTGAGATCTGAGATCGACCACGTCAAGAAGCAG TGTGCCAACCTGCAGGCCGCCATTGCTGATGCTGAGCAGCGTGGGGAGATGGCACTCAAGGACGCCAAGAATAAGCTGGAAGGGCTGGAGGATGCCCTGCAGAAGGCCAAGCAGGACCTGGCCCGGCTGCTGAAGGAGTACCAGGAGCTGATGAATGTCAAGCTGGCCCTGGATGTGGAGATCGCCACCTACCGCAAGCTGCTGGAGGGCGAGGAGTGGAG GCTGAATGGTGAAGGCGTTGGACAAGTCAACATCT CTGTAGTGCAGTCCACCGTCTCCAGTGGCTATGGCGGTGCCAGCGGTGTCGGCAGTGGCTTAGGCCTGGGTGGAGGAAGCAGCTACTCCTATGGCAGTGGTCTTGGCGTTGGAGGTGGCTTTAGTTCCAGCAGTGGCAGAGCCATTGGGGGTGGCCTCAGCTCTGTCGGAGGCGGCAGTTCCACCATCAAGtacaccaccacctcctcctccagcagGAAGAGCTACAAGCACTGA